One Cedecea neteri DNA segment encodes these proteins:
- the kbaZ gene encoding tagatose-bisphosphate aldolase subunit KbaZ — translation MKQLIEFVANHKRNNQCGIFAVCSAHPLVLEAAMRHAREAGTSLLIEATSNQVDQYGGYTGMTPADFCGFVYQLAEQHRFPYANLILGGDHLGPNRWQTRPAEEAMSHAEELIRSYVAAGFKKIHLDCSMSCADDPVPLTDDVVAGRAARLALIAEQTCIDHFGHADLVYIIGTEVPVPGGAHETLAELAVTTPQAADATLEAHRQAFAEQGLSQIWPRIIGLVVQPGVEFDHTQVIDYQPEKARALSKLIADSPTMVFEAHSTDYQTTQALHQLVEDHFAILKVGPALTFALREALFSLSAIERELLPAHKCSGLRDVLESVMLDHPEHWQQHYHGNGDALRLARGYSYSDRVRYYWPDRDIDEAYDVLVRNLAHEPIPLPLISQYLPLQYAKVREAQLAAKPHELIIDHIQDVLRQYHAACHGEQNPH, via the coding sequence GTGAAACAGTTGATCGAATTTGTCGCTAACCATAAACGGAACAACCAGTGCGGGATCTTTGCGGTGTGCTCCGCGCATCCGCTGGTGCTTGAGGCCGCCATGCGCCACGCTCGTGAAGCCGGCACCAGCTTGCTTATTGAAGCGACCTCTAATCAGGTAGATCAGTACGGCGGCTATACGGGGATGACACCTGCGGATTTCTGCGGTTTCGTTTATCAACTCGCGGAACAACACCGCTTTCCTTATGCCAACCTGATACTCGGCGGCGATCATCTTGGGCCAAACCGCTGGCAAACCCGGCCAGCCGAAGAGGCAATGTCCCATGCCGAAGAGCTGATCCGTAGCTATGTCGCCGCAGGCTTCAAGAAAATACACCTCGACTGCAGCATGTCTTGTGCAGACGATCCCGTGCCGCTCACGGATGACGTCGTTGCCGGGCGAGCAGCCAGACTGGCGCTGATTGCCGAGCAAACCTGTATCGACCACTTTGGCCATGCCGATCTGGTGTACATCATCGGTACTGAAGTGCCAGTCCCTGGCGGTGCCCATGAAACTCTCGCTGAGCTCGCCGTCACCACGCCGCAGGCCGCAGACGCCACGCTGGAAGCTCACCGCCAGGCTTTTGCAGAACAAGGGCTGAGTCAGATCTGGCCGCGAATTATTGGCCTTGTTGTTCAACCCGGCGTCGAGTTCGACCACACCCAGGTGATTGATTATCAGCCGGAAAAAGCCCGGGCACTAAGCAAACTCATCGCAGATTCACCAACGATGGTTTTTGAAGCGCATTCAACGGATTACCAGACCACTCAGGCGCTGCATCAGTTAGTGGAAGATCACTTTGCGATCCTAAAAGTCGGCCCGGCCCTGACTTTTGCCCTGCGTGAAGCCCTTTTTTCCCTATCAGCCATTGAGCGAGAACTGCTCCCGGCACACAAATGCTCCGGCCTGAGGGACGTCCTGGAAAGCGTGATGCTTGATCACCCGGAGCACTGGCAGCAGCACTATCACGGCAACGGCGATGCGCTACGTCTGGCACGCGGCTACAGCTACTCTGACCGCGTACGCTACTACTGGCCGGATCGCGATATCGATGAGGCTTACGATGTGCTAGTCAGGAACCTTGCCCACGAGCCTATTCCACTGCCGTTAATCAGCCAGTACCTGCCGCTTCAGTACGCCAAAGTGCGGGAAGCACAGCTGGCGGCTAAACCTCATGAACTGATTATCGACCATATTCAGGATGTGCTGCGCCAGTATCACGCGGCCTGTCACGGTGAGCAAAATCCTCATTAA